The genome window ACCCCAAATGCCACAAAAGCCGCGGCAATTGGCGAACCTATCAATAAACCAATTAAAATAGCTACTAAAAATATAAGGATATAAGTAAATAATCCACCAACTATATCCACCCAAAATTTTGGTGCATCTAGTTGAATATATTCTTTCGGAACATGCGACATGAAGTATGTCAACCCAATTCCCATTGAGATAAGATAACTCAGTCCAATGGTCGCTATTCCCATAATCATTTTAACCCCAACTATGTGCGTCCGTTTATATGGTAATGATGCAGTAAAACGATTTGCTCTTGTGTAGCGCTCGAAAATAACGGCCAAAACCCCTAAAATAAAAACACTCACTTTAATCAACGTAAAAAACATTTCTACTTGAAAATAAAACATAAATGGCATGTAATCTACAAACTCGTCTTGAACAAAATTTGTATACATTGGAACCGTTAAATACGCCACTGTCAAACTAGCTTTCATTTCCTCATCAGAAGTTTTAAATTCAGGATTTTCTTTCTGTTGCTTTAAAAACTCACTTGATTCGTAGTACTCTTTTTGACTATTCCATCTATCTGCGTCTGACATTAGTCCCAAGGTAATTCCTAAGAAAAATAGTATCACAACACCCAAAAGCATCCATCTCATATTACGCCATTCCCGGTACCATAACCCTCGATTAAACATTATTAGCCTTGTCCCTCCCGTCTGTTTTAAATCTCGTAATAATCTATTTTATCATTTGCTAAATGCACCGTGAAAATGTCTTCTATCGAAATAGACATCTCTTCCAGCAAAACCGGCTCTTCTAAACGTAATTCAGCAAGAAAACTGCTGGCATTTTCAGTCACCAGAAGCGTGTAAATCCGCCCATTACGATACAATAATTGCGCGTTATTTTTCACAAAACCAGGTATTTTTTTCGTTTTAAATGCAACTTGTATTTTCACTGCATCGGTCCGCATATCTTCTAAATAATAATCTAGTTCCACGCTCGCACCCTTTAGAACAATCACTCGATCCGCAATTGCCTCGAGTTCTTCCAAACGATGAGATGCAATCACTACACTTGTTCCTCGTTTTTTCACCGTGTCCTTTATCGTTGCTAAAATCTGCTTTTTAATAATGATATCTAGCCCGTCCAACGGTTCATCTAGCAGCAAGAATCGAACATTGAGTGAAAAAGCTAAAATAATAAAAAATAAGGCTTTTCGTCCTTTTGAAAAAGACATTAGCTTAGCCTTCATCGGCAGTTCAAATTGCTGCATTAATTCATTAAAAAAAGCCTCATCAAAAGTCGTATAAATTTGCCGATATATCTTAACAACTGTCTGTACACTGTATGTATTAAAATGGTTCATATTATCTTCCAAGAAAAACAGCTGTTGCTTCACTTCCGGGTGTTTAAAAATACTCTCTTCATCTAAGAAAACATCGCCCTCATCAGGCAAATAAATTCCCGTCATCGTTGAAAATAGAGTTGTCTTCCCAACGCCATTTCGACCAATTAACGCGGTAATCTCCCCCGCTTTTAAATCAAATGAAACATCCTTCAAAACCAAGTTATCGTCCATCTTTTTAGTTAAGTTCCGAATTTTCATTATTCCACCTCTTTCACTCATTATATAAGCTCTGGAATATTTTTTCTACATTTTTAAAAATTTTCTACCAATTCGCTATAAAAAGTTACAAACCAATCATTATACTAATTTCACATATTGCGGTAAAATATCCCTATATGAACTTATTTAAAACCCCTGAGGTGAAAACATGATAAAACTTGATATGACCATGCTTGATTCTTTTAAAGAAGACCCTAATCTCCGGAAGCTTTTATTTTCTGGACATTTTGGTTTAGAAAAAGAAAATATTCGCGTAACTTTTGATGGAAAATTGGCCCTTACGCCACATCCAGCTATTTTTGGTCCAAAAGAGGATAACCCATATATTAAAACCGATTTTTCGGAAAGTCAGATTGAAATGATTACCCCAGTGACGGACTCGATTGACTCTGTATATGAATGGCTTGAAAATCTTCATAATATCGTTTCGTTACGCTCCGAAAACGAACTACTTTGGCCATCTAGCAATCCGCCCATTTTACCAGCGGAAGAAGATATTCCAATTGCTGAATATAAAACACCCGATAGTCCGGACAGAAAATACCGCGAACATTTAGCAAAAGGCTACGGTAAAAAAATCCAATTATTATCTGGCATTCATTATAATTTCTCATTCCCGGAAGCTTTAATTGACGGATTATATGCCAATATTAGCCTCCCAGAAGAATCGAAGCAAGATTTTAAAAATCGTCTATATTTAAAAGTTGCAAAATACTTTATGAAAAATCGCTGGTTGCTTATTTATTTAACTGGCGCAAGTCCGGTTTACCTTGCTGATTTCTCGAAAACGAAGCACGAAGAATCCCTTCCAGACGGTAGTAGCGCGCTTCGTGATGGAATTTCTCTTCGAAATAGTAATGCTGGGTATAAAAACAAAGAAGCTCTTTTCGTTGATTACAATTCATTCGACGCTTATATTTCTAGCATCTCTAACTATATCGAAGCAGGCAAAATCGAGAGTATGCGCGAATTTTATAACCCAATTCGTTTGAAAAATGCGCATACCGACCAAACAGTCGAAAGTTTAGCGGAGCACGGCGTGGAATATTTAGAGATTCGCTCTATTGACCTAAATCCACTTGAACCAAATGGCATTTCTAAAGACGAGCTTGATTTTATTCACCTATTTTTAATCAAAGGTTTGCTTTCAGAAGATCGTGAGTTGTGCGCAAATAATCAACAATTGGCCGATGAAAATGAAAATAATATTGCCCTAAATGGCCTCGCGCAGCCCTCAATAAAAAATTGCGATAATGAAGACATACCACTCGCAGATGCTGGGCTTTTAGAACTCGACAAGATGAGCGACTTCATCAAAAGTCTGCGACCAGAAGACACCAAACTCCGAGCAATCATCGAAAAACAAAAAGAACGTCTGCTACACCCTGAAAAAACGATTGCTGCACAAGTGAAACAACAAGTAACAAAAGAAGGCTACGTGGACTTCCATTTAAACCAAGCCAAAACTTATATGGAAGAAACCGAAGCTCTAGCCTACAAATTGATTGGCGCAGAAGATATGGAGCTTTCCACCCAAATCATATGGAAAGACGCCATTGCGCGTGGCATCAAAGTCGACGTATTAGACCGAGCTGAAAACTTCCTTCGCTTCCAAAAAGGCGACCACATTGAATATGTAAAACAAGCGAGCAAAACGTCCAAAGATAATTACGTTTCCGTTTTAATGATGGAAAACAAAGTCGTTACAAAGCTTGTACTTGCAGAACACGATATCCGAGTGCCCTTTGGCGATAGTTTTAGTGACCAAGCTCTTGCTCTTGAAGCATTCTCCCTATTTGAGGATAAACAAATCGTCGTTAAACCAAAATCCACCAACTATGGTTGGGGAATTAGTATTTTCAAAAACAAATTTACGCTAGAAGATTACCAAGAAGCTTTAAATATCGCATTCAGTTATGATAGCTCTGTCATTATTGAGGAGTTCATTCCTGGCGACGAGTTCCGCTTCTTAGTTATTAACGACAAAGTTGAAGCTGTACTAAAACGTGTCCCCGCTAACGTAACCGGCGACGGAATTCATACAGTGCGCGAGCTGGTCGAAGAAAAAAACACAGATCCTTTGCGCGGAACAGATCATTTGAAACCACTTGAAAAAATCCGTACTGGTCCAGAAGAAACTCTAATGCTTTCCATGCAAAACCTTTCTTGGGATAGCATTCCTAAAGCAGAAGAAATCATCTACCTTCGCGAAAACTCCAACGTCAGCACAGGTGGCGATAGCATTGACTATACTGAAGAGATGGACGATTACTTCAAAGAGATAGCTATTCGCGCTACACAAGTACTTGACGCCAAAATTTGCGGCGTAGACATAATTGTTCCACGTGAAACAATTGATCGCGATAAACATGCTATCATTGAGCTAAACTTCAACCCAGCGATGCACATGCACTGCTTCCCTTATCAAGGAGAGCAGAAAAAAATTGGTGATAAGATTTTAGATTTCTTATTTGACTAAAAAAACCCAGCTACAGTTTAGTAGCTGGGATTTTTGATTACTCTTCCAATCCAATTTCACCATTTGAACTAATCACATCTTTATACCAATAATAGGATGCTTTCTTTTTACGCGAATAATCGCCGGTTCCATCATCGTATTTATCCACATAAATAATGCCATAACGCTTGGCCATTTCCCCTGTAGATGCGCTCACTAAGTCAATACAACCCCAAATAGTAAAGCCAATCAAATCAACACCATCTTGAATCGCTTTATGCATTTGAAGAATATGCTCTTTGAAATAATCAATTCGATACGGATCATTAATCGTCCCATCATCTTCCAATTTATCAAAGGCTCCTAAACCATTTTCAACTACCATAAGCGGAATATTATAGCGAGTATATAAGTCATTCAGCGCAATCCGAAGCCCTACAGGATCTGTCTGCATTCCCCAATCATTTGTTTTTAAATAAGGATTTTCAGCCCCTCCGATAACACTTTTTCCCGAATTTTTATAGGCAGGATCGTTGGATGCACAAAGCGTTAGATAATAGCTAAATGTGTAAAAATCAACCGTGCCTTCTCGCAAAATTTGTTCATCTTCTGGATCAAATTCAAGCTCAATGCCATTATCTTTAAAAAACGTTTTTGCATAAAAAGGATAATAACCTTTGACATGAACGTCGCCGCAGAAATGGCTGTGCATTGCTTCCGTCTGCTTAGCTAGCAAAACATCGGATGGTTCGCAAGTACGCGGGTAGCGTGGCATATAAGCAATCATGCAGCCAATCATGAAGTCTGGGTTGATGCTATGTCCTAGTTTTACCGCTTTTGCGCTAGCAACAAATTGATGATGAAGCGCTTGATATCTCACTTTTGGGTCATCTTTTTGATGAAGAAAATCCCCCTCCGCATGACGAATCCCAAGCGATAAATAATTCCCAATTTCCATTGTTGCAGTATTTATTTCATTGAAAGTCAACCAGTGTTTTACTAAATGTTTATAACGTTTAAAAATCACTTCACAAAAATGAAGATAGTAATCAATCAAATCTCGTGATGCCCAGCCGTTCACCTCATTTGTTAATGCTAGCGGAATATCAAAATGAGCAATCGTCACTAACGGTTCAATCTGATGTTTTTTCAGCTCATTAAAAACATCTTCATAAAACTGCAATCCTTCCTCGTTAGGCTCTGCTTCCTTTCCTGTCGGGAAAATACGAGTCCAGTTTATTGACATCCGGAACACTTTAAATCCAGCTTCTGCCATTAACTTAATATCCTCTTTATAATGGTGATAAAAGTCCACTGCTTCATGACTTGGATAAAAAGTGGATTCTTCTAATTGTGCGGTAATTCTTCTTGGCTCTGTATGCGTTCCACCAGTGAATAAATCCGCACAGGCAAGTCCTTTTCCGCCTAAATTATAACCGCCTTCAAACTGGTTAGCCGCGGTCGCCCCGCCCCACATAAAGCCATCTGGAAACTTCGTATTACTCATTTTGCTCACTCCTTAATTCCATTACTTGATTACCTTTCGTTACAATACCATTCTCTTTAGCTTCTACCACTGCGTATTCATTGGTATTTGTAATTACCATCATCGTGGTTGTATCATATTTTTCTGCAATTTTTTCCATATCAAACGTTACTAATAAATCTCCTTGTTCCACTACATCACCCGTCGCAACATGTGCCGTGAAGTAATTACCATCAAGCTTCACTGTATCAATGCCTACGTGTAATAATATTTCAGCGCCATTATCTGACTTCATAGCAATCGCATGTTTTGTTTTGAAAAGCGAAATGATTGTGCCGTTAGCTGGAGCATAAAGTTTACCTTCATTTGGTTTAATCGCAATACTTTTACCCATAATTTCATCAGCAAAAGTAGTATCATTTACTTGGCTCATTTTTACTAATTCACCAGTAACAGGAGCTTGCAAAATTTCTGTCCCCGCTGCTATTTTTTCTGCTACAGGCGTTGCTTCTACCATTTGCTCATCAATACCGAAAATATAAGAGAAAATTAAAGCTACGATAAATGCTAAGGCCATCGCAATTAATGCATAAACAAAAGTATCTCCGACAAGACCTGGAAGTCCTGGAATACCACCGTTACCAGTTAAGACATACGCTTTTACACCAAACATCATTGCAAAGCCGCCACCAGCAGCCCCACCAATTAACGATGCCATGAAAGGACGTTTATATACCACGTTTATCCCGTACATCGCTGGTTCCGTTACGCCCATTAATGCAGTTAAACCAGTTGAAAATGCTAATGATTTCAGTTTTTTATCTTTTGCTCGGAAAAACACACCGAAAGTCGCTCCCGCTTGGCTCATATTGGAAATATAAGTTAACGGTAAAAATTTATCATAACCATATTTTGCTAAATTACTAATAACAAATGGAACAATTGCATAGTGCATACCAGTCATAACGATAATGGCCATGGCACCACCAATCAAGATACCACCAATGACTCCACCATTATTTAATAACCAGTTAATTCCGCCAGATACACCGTCTCCAACAAATGTACCTAGTGGTCCAATAACAACAAGCGTCAAAGGAACAACGATAAACATTGTAATTAATGGGACAAACAGCAATTTTAACGAGGTTGGAATAATCCGATCCACCCATTTTTCCACATAAGACATAATCCAAATTGCAAGTAAAATCGGAATAACAGAGTAAGCATACGTCACTGGAGTTACTGGTAACCCGATAAAGTGTGGCGTTGTGCCCGCACTAAGTAAAGCAGTTAAATCCGGATAAAGTAGCGCCGCTCCAATTCCAAGCGCGACAAACATATTCGCTTTAAAGTAACGCGCGGCACTTACAGCAACTAAAATTGGCAAGAAGTAAAATACCCCGTCACCGATAGCTAACAAGATACGGTAAGTTTCTGTATCTGTTGCTAACCAACCAAGTGAAACAAATAATGCCATGAAACCTTTGATTAAACCAGCTCCCGCAATCGCAGGAAGAATTGGTGCAAAAACGCCCGAAAGCGCATCAAAAATATTTGAGAAAAATCCTTTGATTCCTTTTTGCCGGGTCGTTTTATTCGTCGTTTCTTTGTTTTTCCAAGCAGGATTTTCTGCTGCTAATGCGTCAAACACTTTGGGTACGTCATTTCCGATAATTACTTGGAATTGATTCCCCGCAACGTTCGTCCCCATCACTTTATCCAAACCTTTTAATTGTTTTTCATTTACTTTCGATTGATCTTTTAATTGAAACCGTAGTCTGGTAATGCAGTGATAAACTTCATTTACATTATTTTTTCCACCGACTGCTTGTAAAATTTCTTTTGCTAACTGATTGTAGTCCATGCTAATCCTCCTAAATATAATAGAAAAACCTGAATGAAATGCACCTAAAAAAGCATACAATCATCCAGGTATTGCCCGCAAATCGCGGTAACAAGCCTATTGGTTATTTTTTCTTTTTAAAAGCCGTTCAATATGAAGTGCGAGATAAAACTGTTCCGAATGACTCATCGTAAATTGATAATTCTTTTCCAAAAACACGCCAATTTTATCAATACAGTCGAAAATAACGCCTCTACTTTTCTTCACCGTTTGATAAAGAAATTCATCCATTTCGTCAATTGTCTCGCCAATAATTACGCGTTGACAGAAAAACTTCAGATGGGTCATAAAACGATAATAATTCGTACTTTCTTCATCAAATTCGATGTTAAAATGATATTTAATAATAGAGATAATTTCTTGAATTAACTGCATAATGTGTGTGACGTCGTTCATATCACTATCTACTTCCGCATTAACAAAATGTAGCGCTATATTAGAAATTTCAGCATCGGGCAGCTCTATTTCAAGCTTACTTTCCACCATTTTAGCAGCCTCTTTGGCCACTGCATATTCTTCCTGATAAAAGCGTTTCACTTCCCACGAGAGTGGATTTTCGATAACCACATTTTCTTGCAATCGTTGCGTGGCAAAGTACAGATGATCCGAAAGAGAAATATAGATGACATCACTAATATCTTTCGCTGTTTTCATTTTGAATAACTTCACAATATCATCAGTTACTTCTAAAAATTGTATTGGAATTTCATTTACAATCATTTTAAACTTATCCATTGTATCATCTTTCAACTCAAAAACTTTTTCGATTTTCGATTCATTAATTGGATCACCAACTTTAGAATTAAAGCCAAGCCCCTTTCCCAAAATCAGCAACTCCTGCGCATCCTCGCTAATCGCACTCACAATATTATTATTTAAAATCCTCTCAATTCTCAAACAAATCACCACCTATTTGAAGCAAAATAAAAAGAGCAATACCACACATATCAGCCAAAAAACTAATATCTGGTATTGCCCGCATTACCGGTAACAAGCCTCATGGATATAGTACCACCATATGAAATCGCTGTCAATGGGTTTTGTTAAAACCATTCTAACCTTAACTATTTTCGATTATTTCCCCTTAGGTAACAGTATCTTATTTGTAATTAAATTTAAAATAAAATAGATTAAAACAAAGGAGCCCCAATAGATAAACAAGTTTTCATATCCAAGCAATAAAACTCTAAAGAAAATTTTATGAATAAGCACCACTAAGAGTATTAATAGGCTATTTACTAAAGAAATACTAACAATTTTCATCCTATTTCGCCGCCTTCAATGTAAATGATTCGATCTGCTTTTAATAGAGGTTTTTTTCCTGTTGTTGTCTCAGAAAAAATCACTTTTTTCTTCATTGTATTCTCCTCCTCTTTCCAATTAATATTTATATTGCATAACCAAATAAATAGGTTAGAATATATCCTCCCTATGAAACCTCCAAATTTTTACTTTTATAATATTCTAACTATTCCTAATGTAACACAAAAAAGTAACGTATAACCAAAAATGTAATGAACGACTCAATTCTTATCCTAAACGGCTAAAGTTATAGTGTCTTAGTGCATTTTCTACACATATCGTGTTACAAAAACTTCATTTTCAGAATAAAAAAAGAGCTAGACAGCTCTTTATACATGTTTCTATTCAGCATCAAGCTTGATAGTCACAAAAGTTTCATATACTAGCTTAACTTTAACTACATTTATTTGAACTTGTTCACTTAAATGCTGAAATCATGTAAATATCATTGTATACTTATTCAATCGTCCACCAACACTTTATCTTTCCGCCCATATATACTACAATAAACTTTAACGAAAAAACGGAACCCTCTCCGTTTAAAATAGAAAGGGGTGACTACATGAATTTTTACGAGCGTATAAAAATCATGGTCCCACCATTTCCCTGTGAAGGATGTTTTTTTCCCAGATAAATAAATTATTCAGGAGAGTTTTTTATGGAAAAAAACATCGAAACAAAGAAAATCAATTTGGCATTACTTGTTTGCCTTGTGGGATTTCCACAAATTAGTGAAACTATTTATACACCTTCTTTAACCGAAATTGCTAAGGGCTATGGGGTATCGTTAAACCTGGCTCAAATGACTTTAAGCATTTACTTTCTTGCTTTTGCAGTTGGTGTCTTCTTTTGGGGCGTTAGTTCCGATTTTTTAGGTCGACGAAAAGCGATGAACTTTGGGATATTCATCTATATTCTTGGTTGCTTCGTCTGCCTTTTTTCAAATAATATTACAATGCTTTTTATCGGACGGTTTGTTCAAGCATTCGGCGCAAGTACAGGTTCTGTTACAACACAGACCATTTTGCGTGACAACTATCACGGAAATGATCGCCACCATTTATTTTCAAAAATATCTGCCGCTTTGGCATTTTCACCAGCAATCGGGCCATTAATTGGTGGGTTTATCGGACAATATTACGGCTTTCGCGTGGTATTTTTATTTTTAGTAGTTATGGGAATGATATTGCTGTTCTGGAGTTTAAAACGACTACCAGAAACAAAAACAGTGAACGCTACCTCCTTTAGTGTGCAGAAAATCGTCGTAACTGGTAAAAAAATGATATTTGACCGCTATACAATTGCTTTTGGAGCGCTAATTGGTATTTTTAATGGAATATTGTTTAGTTACTACTCTGAAGCTCCTACTATTTTTATTGAGAGGTTTCATTTTAATCAGAGTCAGTATGGCTTCATGGGGTGCGCAGTGGCTACGGCAACTATTTTAGGAGCTTGGCTATCGAACTGGCGCTTAAAGCAGAATTCACCTCATAAAATCATTAAAGAAGGTATTTTATTAGCCATTATCGGCACATTAGCTCTTAGCGTGGTCGCGATTTTTCCGCTAACGAACCAAGTTATATTGTATATTCTTTTCATCTCTATTATCTTGGCAGGAATCGGCATGGCTTTACCAAATTGCTTAAGTCTAGCACTAGTGAAATTTCAAGAAGTTGCCGGTACAGCTGGTGCCTTTTTAAGCTTAGGTTATTATGTAATTGTCAGTCTTTGTACTTTCTTCATTGGCGTTTTGCATTCGGGATCAATGCTTGTATTTCCCTCATTCTGCCTAGTATTACTTCTAATTGCCTTGCTTTGTATAAAAATAGCTACTAGAAATAATCGCTAACAAAAAATTGGCACCTTTTCTATCTTGAAAAGGTGCCAATTTTATTTAAATGTCATCACAATATAAAGATACTATATATTTTATATAACTTGACCTACGATTTATATTTCCCGGGGAATAAAAAAGTATTAAACTCCTAAAAGTCTAATACTTCTCTGATTAAGCTAATTGTTCGTTCATACTTTCCATTTGAGCAAGGAAGGCTTTTTGCCATTTCTTTTCATTAAGGAATTCAACTGGAAACTGAGGATCAATTGTGGTTAGGATTTTAGCCCATGCATCTGTACGTAATGAAGATGCTTGGCGAATCGCTATTACAAACATTATTATTGTTCCGGCAATTAAAAATAAAGTTAAAATAATACCTACAATAATTGTAGCTGTGATATTTCGGTTTATTCCAAAAAAGTACGTTAGATAACCTAAAATAAAGGCGATTACAAAAAACCCGCCAATAAAAATAAAGGTTTTCTTACGGCTACCTCTATAAGTAGAAATACCTAGTGCTACTTCCAATAATGCCATTTGACGAACCGGATTATTCTTCTTTGCAACTTGAATACCATATTTATCAATTAATAAATGCGCTGCTTTTCTTTCCTCTTTGTTATTCTTTGGCATAATTACTAGAAGAACAACAAAAAATGCTATAACCATTAACTGTATCAAAAAAACACTCCTATAATAAAATTTATAGTTAATTATAGCATTATTCTACTCTACACAAATTGTATATTTTGTGAATTAATTAGCGCGTAGAATCTAAACAATCCTGTATATATATTGACAAAATCGCTTCACTTAGTATATTCACAATTTAAATCCGTTCAAACACTAGCTTGATACTATTTTGAAGTATATCATTAATGCAGATTTTGTGAATCAACTAAAAAAAAACAATCTTTTGACACACTTACTCGTCAAAAGATTGTTTCACGTGAAACATATTAAACGTTAAAGCGGAAATGAACAACATCTCCATCTTTCATTTCGTATTCTTTACCTTCCAAGCGTACTTTACCTGCTTCTTTTGCTGCTTGCTCTGAGCCATATTCAAGTAAGGCATCATATGCAACAACTTCAGCACGAATGAATCCACGTTCGAAATCAGTATGAATGATTCCGGCACATTGTGGAGCTTTCATTCCTTTGATGAAAGTCCAAGCACGAACTTCTTGAACGCCTGCTGTGAAGTAAGTCGCTAAGCCAAGCAATGTATACGCAGAACGAATCAATTGGTCTAAACCAGATTCTTCAATTCCTAGCGCTTCTAAAAACTCTAGCTTATCTTCGTCTTCAAGTTCAGCAATTTCTTCCTCAGCGCGAGCACATACTACGATAACTTCAGAGTTCTCACTCGCAGCGAATTCGCGTACTTGTTGTACATATTTGTTATCGTCCGGACTAGAAACATCTTCTTCACTTACATTTGCTACATATAAAACTGGTTTTCTTGTAAGTAAGAAAAGGTTGCGAACGATTTTCTCTTCTTCTTCGTTAAATTCAATCGCACGAGCTGGTTTGTCATTTTCGAATGCTTCACGTAGTTTAACTAAAACGTTATATTCAGCCACAGCATCTTTATCTTTTTGTTTAGACAGCTTCTCAACGCGCCCAATACGCTTCTCTACTGTTTCTAAATCCGCTAAGATAAGTTCTAAGTTAATTGTAGAAATATCGTCTAGTGGGTCTACTCGGCCTTCTACATGGGTAATGTTTTCGTCGTCAAAACAACGAGTTACATGACAAATCGCATCCACTTGACGAATATGGGATAAGAATTTGTTTCCAAGTCCTTCCCCTTTACTAGCACCTTTTACAATTCCGGCGATATCTGTAAATTCAAAAGTAGTTGGAACAGTTTTTTTCGGTTTAACAAGTTCCGTTAGTTTGTTTAGTCTGTGGTCAGGAACTTCAACAATTCCTACGTTCGGGTCAATCGTCGCAAACGGATAATTCGCAGCCTCTGCTCCTGCTTTTGTGATTGCATTAAAAAGTGTCGATTTCCCAACATTAGGAAGCCCGACAATACCAGCTGTAAGTGCCATTATATATAAACTCCTTTTCGTTAACTTCATTTTGAAAATGCCCATCAAATAGACATTTTTTCACTAACGTATATTATAAAGGTTTTTCAAACAAAAAGCCACCCACCAAAAAACGAAAACCCTTTAATCAGCAAAGGATTTCCGTTTTTAATTATTTCATTTCTTTCCAAATAGCAATCATCTCATAAGCTACATCGCGTAATGTATATGTTGTCATAAATTGATCTTCCGCGTGCATGAAGAGGATAGAAATTTGTACGTCTCCACCATCTGCCTCTTTTTGAATTAGCTGCACATGATTTTTATGACCTTCGCTAAGAAATTCATTAGCCTCATCAATTTTTTTATATGCTTCTGTGAAATCTCTTTGTCTTCCCAATTTCATCGCCTCAATAATGCAACTTCTTGCGGCGCCAACAGAACTAATTATTTGAAATGATGCGAGTTCCATTCCTTCCATTTTCGCTAGCCTCCTATGATTGAAACTCGCCCTGTTAATTTAGTATCAGAACTCCCACCAACGAAAATTTCTATACCACCGGGCTCCACCTCATATTTATTGTTAATTGACCATATTTCAAAACTTGATTTATCTAACTTAAATGTCACTGTAGTTGTTTGATTCGCTGCAATACGAACCTTTTTAAACGCTTTTAATTCTTTTTTTCTTCTAGTAATGCTTGCTTCCATATCATGAATATAAAGTTGCACGACTTCTTCACCAGCTACATTAGAGATGTTTTTCACGTTTACTGTCACCTCTACAGATTGCCCGCCAAGAAGTTCTGCTATTTTTATAGATTCTTGTTTTATCTGTAAATCTTGATATTCAAAAGCGCTATAACTCAAACCATAACCAAATGGATAGAGCGGCTTACCAGTTAAATCAAAGTAGTCTTCTTTATACTCCACTGCCTTTTGATTATAGTAAATAGGAATTTGCCCGGAGGATCTTGGTATGCTGACTGGTAATTTACCTGAAGGATTGTAATGACCGAAAAGAACCTCAGCAATCGCAGTTCCACCAACACTTCCTGGATACCAAGCTGTAAGAATTGCATCTGCTGCCAAACTGATTTCAGGAATAGCGATTGGTCTGCCTTGAATCATTACAACAATTACTGGCTTTCCGGTACGTTTCATTGCATAAAATAAATCTAGTTGCGGTTGTGGAAGGGTGATATCAGAAACATCGACATTTTCACCTGCATCCATGTTCGGGCCTTTAGAGCTTACCGCGCCATTATTTAAAAATTCCATGTCAAAATTCCGCGCGCTTGAACCGCCGAGCACCATAACAATGGCATCTGCCT of Listeria monocytogenes contains these proteins:
- a CDS encoding PTS lactose/cellobiose transporter subunit IIA; translated protein: MEGMELASFQIISSVGAARSCIIEAMKLGRQRDFTEAYKKIDEANEFLSEGHKNHVQLIQKEADGGDVQISILFMHAEDQFMTTYTLRDVAYEMIAIWKEMK